From Streptomyces sp. NBC_01551:
GTACCTCCAGCACGAGCAGTCGGGCTGCCACGGGTTCCAGAACATGGGCCCCGCCTGGGTCCCCGTGCGCAACGGCATCGAGGACGAGACCCTCGGTCTCGGCGACCCCCGCGCCACCGAGGTCGTCGAGAGCTGGGAGCGGCTGATCCGCCAGGTCTGCCTGCGGCTCGGCGGGGAACTCGGCCAGAAGGCGCTCCCGGTGCAGCGGGTGCGGCGCGGCAGCGATCCGGGCACCCGGCGGGCGGCCGCCGCGGAGCGGCTGTGCCTGGACGGCCGGCTCTCGGCCGAGCTGCGCGTCGAGGGGACGAGCAGTGTCATCGCGGTGACCGCCGATCTGCGGACGGGGAAGGTCCGCACCTCCGTGGAGGTACCGGCGCCGGAGGGCTCGTACCCGCTGGTTTCGGTGAAGCGGCTGGTGCGGCTGCTGGCCGAGGCCCCGGCGGACCTGCACGTGGAGAGCCTCGTCGAGGGCGAGAACGGGCCGCGCGGCACGCTGGAGCGGCTGCGGCCGGAGCCCGGTGACCTGCTGCCCAGGAGCGGCGCTCCCGTCACCGGGTTCCGGCTGACGCTGATCAAGGGCATGGGCAACACCCGCGGCAACACCGAGTCCGGTTTCATCCGCAGCGTCGACGAGGCCGTGGACCGTTTCCACCAGGCGGTGGTGGCCCGCCTCGGGCCCCTGGAGGCGCGTACGGGCCGCCGCGGCTGACCCCGCCGGCGGCCCGGCCGACGGCCCGCGGTGCTCAGACGTCCGTGACGCGCAGGCCCGCGTGGGCCTTGTAGCGGCGGTTGGTGGAGATCAGGTTGGCGACGAGCGCCTCGACCTGGTGCGCGCCCCGCAGCCGCCCCGCGAAGACGCCGCGCATGCCCGGGATGCGGGCGGTGAGGGCCTGGACGATGTCGGTGTCGGCGCGGGATTCGCCGAGGACCATCACGTCGGTGTCGATCTCCTCGACCGTCTCGTCCTGGAGCAGGACCGCCGAGAGGTGGTGGAAGGCCGCCGTCACCCGGGAGTCGGGGAGCAGGGCCGCGGCCTGCTGCGCCGCGCTGCCCTCCTCGACCTGGAGGGCGTACGCGCCCTGCTTGTCGAAGCCGAGCGGGTTGACGCAGTCCACCACGAGCTTGCCGGCGAGGTCCTCGCGCAGCGCTTCGAGGGTCCTGGCGTGGCCCTCCCACGGCACCGCGATGATGACGACGTCGCTGCGGCGCGCGCACTCCGCGTTGTCCGCGCCCTCGACGCCGAGGCCGAGTTCCTCGGCGGCGGTCCGCGCGCGGTCGGCGGCGCGCGAGCCGATGATCACCTTCTGGCCGGCCCGGGCGAACCGGTAGGCGAGGCCCCGGCCCTGGTCGCCGGTGCCGCCGAGGACGCCGACGACGAGGCCGGACACGTCCGGGAGGTCCCACGGGTCCTTGGCCGGCGGCTTCTGCGGCTGCGGTGCCTGCGTGCTGTCTGTGGAAGTCATGGGGGCGAGCGTACTGCCGAGTATGCGAAAGCCGAACGGGTGGGAGCCTGCGGACAACCCCCT
This genomic window contains:
- the npdG gene encoding NADPH-dependent F420 reductase; this encodes MTSTDSTQAPQPQKPPAKDPWDLPDVSGLVVGVLGGTGDQGRGLAYRFARAGQKVIIGSRAADRARTAAEELGLGVEGADNAECARRSDVVIIAVPWEGHARTLEALREDLAGKLVVDCVNPLGFDKQGAYALQVEEGSAAQQAAALLPDSRVTAAFHHLSAVLLQDETVEEIDTDVMVLGESRADTDIVQALTARIPGMRGVFAGRLRGAHQVEALVANLISTNRRYKAHAGLRVTDV